The Torulaspora globosa chromosome 8, complete sequence genome segment TAGCTCACTCGGAGatgcctttcttcttggatcGCTTGAGCTTCTTGCGGATGACCAGCGTGGGAACGGAGCAGACAAAGTTCTGGAGCGAGGAGAGGATCATCGAGAGAGAGCAGCACAGTGCGATCGGTTGTAGGGCGTAGATCATCTCGGTGAGCAGCTGCTTCGGGAACGGGTGCTGCAGCGAGAGCACGACGACGTCGAGGTCCTCGATGACGGCGCCGACGCAGTCGAACATGTACATGACGTGCTTCTTGATGGAGGCGACGTTCTCGGAAAGGGCTGTCGCGGCGCTGGAGAGGTGCTGGTTGTCCCAGTGGACGATGTAGAGAGTGTCGCCGTTGCCGATCAGCGAGCCCATCACGTAGGTGAGCGCGTAGTTCGACTCGCTGGTGAGGTCCGCACAGAGTATGTACGATCTTGTGGTGGTGGAGCCCTTGCCCTTGGAGACCAGCTCGATGGCTCGGCGGTAGCCGCCGGCCAGCGAGGTCTCCTGCACCCCCTCTGTCTCGCGGCCCTGGTTGGCCGCGACGTACTGGCGGATCCACGGTCTGCTGGACTCGAGCACTTCGTTGAGACTCACCACGAAGTTGGGGAGCACTTTCATGCCCTGGTCGTAGTCGAACTCTTCGTCGATGTCGACGTCGTTGTCGACATCGGTCACTTGCTCCTCGTCGGAGAGCTCTTCGTCGCCGCTGTCCTCCTCGTCGCTGGCGTCGCTGCCAAGCTCCGACGTGCTGGCATCCTCCTGGCTCGGCTGCAGTCGCATCGACGGATCCCGTCTCAGCACCGTCCATTTCAGGAACTCCTCCTCGGCGATTATACTAGAGACCCTGCTTCTCGACCGCGAGCGACTGGTCGATGCGTTCAGACCAGGCCCATTTCTCATCTTGGTACGCGACCGGCCTCTCGCTAGCTGTTCCGAGTCGAACTGTACGCCACCAGATCCCTGGCCAGTGCCGGTAGCGCTGCCCTCGCTCTTCGCCACCCCTCCGCTGTTCAACCGCGTCTGTGTTCCATCAGTGCCCGTCAGCAGTATACTCTTATGGCCCGGTAAACTCATCCTATCTGGCTGCCTTACTGATATGGTGTTCCTAAGGTGTGCTTCGTTAACTAGAGGTCCGAGCTCTTTAATTTCGTGCTTATCAAGACAGGCTTAAACTGCACAAACCGCAAGGGCAGGCCGCCATCGACGAGCTGATGGCGCAGCAATCTTGTGCGGATGCAATTGACCATTTTCCACTtttcctcgtcttcgtaGCACAACTCTACGAGCCTCCAGCGCCGATATTCGAGCTGGCACAGGATTCGCTAGAGATTGGTCTGATATTGAAGTCTCGTCGTCTTCTAGATGCGAAAACCGCTTCTAGGTGATCTCTGTGGCCTCTTTTGTGGTCTTTCACTTGGAAGCCTTTATATAGCTGCACAAGGCATCGGATGGCTAACTCATCCTTGTgcaagaagagctgaaaacCAAGGATGGAGGCCGCTCCACACGTTGATATTGCTCGAACGGGATTCGAGAACCCGGTGAAATGCATCTTCGACAGCCAGGGTGTCCAAGAGTTCCAGCACTCAGTGGCTATCGAGAGGCTGAAGTACTTTCTGGTCAAGTATGCTCATATGGTCAACAGACAAAGGATTGAGCGTGGCCCATGCGGCATAGAGCTGGTTGATAGGTTTGTGGCGCTGCTGCAGGGGCTCTCGCGGCTGGTTGACGAGACGCCAGCACTCCCAGGGCCCAGAAGGTACGGGAACCTAGCGTGCAGGGATTGGCATCAGAAGTTGCAGTCGAACCTCTCAAACCTGTGGCAGGAACTGCTGCCCAAGGAGTACCATGGGGCTGTACCGGAGCTGAACTACTACCTGGGCAACAGTTTCGGCTCGTCTACGAGGCTGGACTACGGGACAGGCCACGAGCTGTCGTTTCTAGCAGTGGTCGGGGCCCTTGACATGCTCGGGCTCTGGACCAGCGAGTTCAGTGGCAGAGAGGTGCTGCTGATCTTCGACACCTATTACCAGTTAGTGAGGAAATTGATCACCGCTTACACATTGGAGCCTGCAGGATCGCACGGAGTATGGGGGCTGGATGACCACTTCCACATTGCCTATATCTACGGTAGCTCGCAATGGAGCAACGACCCCAATGCTCCTATGTTGCCACGGGATATCACTAACCGCACGATGGTGGAGAAATTCGCAGACACGAATCTGTATTGTCAAGCGATCAGCTTCATCTATCAGGTCAAGTCGGGACCCTTTGCCGAAAACTCTTCGATGCTCTACGATATTGCCACCACGGTGCATACATGGTCCAAGGTGCACTCAGGATTGCTGAAGATGTACTACGTCGAAGTGCTAAACAAATTTCCGGTGATACAGCATTTTTGGTTTGGAACAGGATTATATCCGTGGATCAACGCAAAGACCGGTCAGAAACTGCCCATATATGAGAGTGCTGAAACGAAGAACGAGATGTTTGCGCCAAGTGTCGCAACTGGCGTAGCAGCCATCTCAATGTGCCATCTACCAGGACACTCGATCCCGCATGCTAAATTAGCTCACGGTAGATATTCGCCAGTACGTGGCATGATGGCACCACCAAGCACCGTACCAACCAATAGTTGTTCCAAGATGAGGAATTCTACGAGAAACGAAAGACATGATTGAACAAATTTCTGAGTTATTGCCATATGGAATATATATAGATGTGTATGTTGAAGTTAAAAAACGGTTATACTTGAGGACCTGCTGCCAGAACTTCTGGAGTGGCTTTGTCTTGGTAGGTCTTAAAATTTTCCACAAACAATTGtgccaagttcttgacTGCGGACAGGTACTTGGCTTCGCCGCCGACCCAGTTCTTAGATGGATTCAGCAATCCAGATGGAACACCGCTGACCTTTGTAGGAATCTGTAAGTTGAAAATGGGTAGACTCTCATACGATTCCTTGGCAAGAGAACCGTCGTGAATGGCATCCAGGATGGCTCTTGTGTATTTCAAAGGACAACGGTTACCGCCAGCTACGTATGAAGAACCGGTCCAGCCGGTGTTGATCAACCAAGCATTGGCTCTATGTTCTGAcatcttct includes the following:
- the IMP21 gene encoding Imp21p (ancestral locus Anc_5.710): MSLPGHKSILLTGTDGTQTRLNSGGVAKSEGSATGTGQGSGGVQFDSEQLARGRSRTKMRNGPGLNASTSRSRSRSRVSSIIAEEEFLKWTVLRRDPSMRLQPSQEDASTSELGSDASDEEDSGDEELSDEEQVTDVDNDVDIDEEFDYDQGMKVLPNFVVSLNEVLESSRPWIRQYVAANQGRETEGVQETSLAGGYRRAIELVSKGKGSTTTRSYILCADLTSESNYALTYVMGSLIGNGDTLYIVHWDNQHLSSAATALSENVASIKKHVMYMFDCVGAVIEDLDVVVLSLQHPFPKQLLTEMIYALQPIALCCSLSMILSSLQNFVCSVPTLVIRKKLKRSKKKGISE
- the RRD1 gene encoding peptidylprolyl isomerase RRD1 (ancestral locus Anc_5.709) — encoded protein: MEAAPHVDIARTGFENPVKCIFDSQGVQEFQHSVAIERLKYFLVKYAHMVNRQRIERGPCGIELVDRFVALLQGLSRLVDETPALPGPRRYGNLACRDWHQKLQSNLSNLWQELLPKEYHGAVPELNYYLGNSFGSSTRLDYGTGHELSFLAVVGALDMLGLWTSEFSGREVLLIFDTYYQLVRKLITAYTLEPAGSHGVWGLDDHFHIAYIYGSSQWSNDPNAPMLPRDITNRTMVEKFADTNLYCQAISFIYQVKSGPFAENSSMLYDIATTVHTWSKVHSGLLKMYYVEVLNKFPVIQHFWFGTGLYPWINAKTGQKLPIYESAETKNEMFAPSVATGVAAISMCHLPGHSIPHAKLAHGRYSPVRGMMAPPSTVPTNSCSKMRNSTRNERHD